The following proteins are co-located in the Candidatus Omnitrophota bacterium genome:
- a CDS encoding TIGR00730 family Rossman fold protein, producing MKKTVRNDFTTEEPWRIFRIMAEFVEGFEVLSTVGPAVSIFGSSRIKPHSEYYRIAEELAYLLAKEGYAVITGGGPGIMEAANKGAKRAGGKSIGLNIEVPIVQKPNPYVGELLNFKYFFCRKVMFVKYAKAFVIFPGGFGTLDELFEALTLIQTKRVFSFPVIIMSKKYWQGLINWIENTMLKEDCITKADLKLFKIADFPKEALAIIKNFYK from the coding sequence ATGAAAAAGACGGTAAGGAATGATTTTACTACCGAAGAACCCTGGAGAATTTTTCGTATCATGGCAGAATTCGTAGAGGGTTTTGAAGTTCTTTCTACGGTGGGTCCAGCAGTATCCATCTTTGGTTCTTCGCGTATTAAACCTCATTCAGAATATTACCGTATAGCCGAGGAGCTTGCTTATCTCTTAGCCAAAGAGGGTTATGCGGTAATTACCGGAGGTGGCCCCGGGATAATGGAAGCAGCCAATAAAGGGGCAAAGCGTGCGGGAGGGAAATCCATCGGTTTAAATATTGAGGTTCCTATTGTGCAGAAACCTAATCCCTATGTTGGGGAATTGCTTAACTTTAAGTATTTTTTCTGTAGAAAAGTAATGTTTGTAAAATATGCCAAAGCATTTGTAATTTTCCCCGGTGGTTTTGGTACGCTTGATGAATTGTTTGAAGCCCTTACCCTTATTCAGACAAAGCGCGTTTTCTCCTTTCCGGTAATCATCATGAGTAAAAAATACTGGCAGGGTTTAATTAACTGGATAGAAAATACCATGCTTAAGGAGGATTGCATCACGAAAGCAGACCTTAAACTCTTTAAAATCGCTGATTTTCCTAAAGAAGCATTA
- the pyk gene encoding pyruvate kinase has protein sequence MFHWNRTKIIATIGPASSSPAVMEELISSGIDIARINLSHGDKDQHFNLVRALRRVAKKLNSPLGILVDIPGPKIRLGLLEKRVISLKKGDILTFTAKKILGNEGNLSLNYPRVLGGIKKGSFIYLNDGLIKLRVLKAKDREVVCRVENSGEIMSGKGVNIPGVLLDDYIKEKEMQDKLIFALGLEPDFLALSFVKDKHDLLKARNFLGRKAKEIFLIAKIEKKEAVKNIDALIAESDGIMVARGDLGVETSLAKLPFLQKEIVEKCNLRGKPVIVATQILSSMVYSPLPTRAEVTDIANAILDGADCLMLSEETAVGKYPLEAVCTLRKVALITEKKFPYRKYLTQRIVKKISSLEAVSYSCVESAYHLDAKAIVVPTYSGETARWVSKFRPKATVFALTSGRDVLRKLNIFWGVYPVLFPLRVSLENLPKKVESLLNKLNVHIKSGEKIIITGSNPMGKEGSTNLIQIHQLK, from the coding sequence ATGTTTCACTGGAACCGCACAAAAATTATTGCTACCATTGGTCCGGCTTCTTCTTCTCCGGCGGTGATGGAGGAACTTATCTCGTCAGGGATAGACATTGCCCGCATAAATCTTTCCCACGGAGATAAAGACCAGCACTTTAATTTAGTCCGAGCCTTGCGTCGGGTAGCTAAAAAACTCAATTCTCCCTTAGGAATTCTTGTTGACATTCCTGGTCCCAAAATAAGGTTAGGTTTGTTAGAAAAGAGGGTAATTTCCTTAAAAAAAGGAGACATTTTGACCTTCACCGCTAAAAAGATTCTTGGTAATGAAGGAAATTTGAGTCTTAATTATCCTCGCGTATTAGGAGGCATAAAGAAAGGAAGTTTTATCTATTTAAATGATGGTTTGATAAAATTGAGAGTTTTAAAGGCTAAAGATAGAGAGGTGGTTTGTCGGGTAGAGAATTCAGGAGAAATAATGTCGGGGAAAGGAGTAAATATTCCTGGTGTTTTACTTGACGATTATATAAAAGAAAAAGAAATGCAGGATAAACTTATTTTTGCCTTGGGTTTAGAACCCGATTTCCTTGCTCTTTCTTTTGTAAAGGATAAGCACGATTTGCTTAAAGCAAGGAATTTTTTGGGTAGAAAGGCAAAAGAAATTTTTCTCATTGCTAAGATTGAAAAAAAAGAGGCAGTAAAAAATATCGATGCGCTCATTGCCGAAAGTGATGGGATAATGGTAGCAAGAGGTGATTTGGGTGTAGAAACCTCGCTGGCAAAACTTCCTTTTCTTCAGAAGGAGATTGTTGAGAAGTGTAATTTGAGAGGGAAACCGGTGATTGTTGCTACCCAGATTTTATCTTCAATGGTTTATAGTCCTCTTCCTACCAGAGCCGAAGTTACCGATATTGCTAATGCCATTCTTGACGGTGCAGATTGTCTGATGCTTTCTGAAGAAACTGCCGTTGGTAAATATCCCCTAGAAGCTGTTTGTACTTTGCGAAAAGTTGCACTTATTACCGAGAAGAAATTCCCTTATCGCAAATATCTTACGCAGAGAATAGTTAAGAAAATTTCTTCTTTAGAAGCAGTTTCTTACTCTTGTGTAGAGTCGGCATATCACCTGGATGCAAAGGCAATAGTTGTTCCTACTTATAGTGGAGAGACCGCCCGTTGGGTTTCTAAGTTTAGACCAAAAGCAACTGTCTTTGCGCTTACTTCTGGCCGAGATGTTTTAAGAAAGTTAAATATTTTCTGGGGAGTATATCCTGTTCTTTTCCCTTTAAGAGTATCTCTGGAGAATTTACCGAAAAAAGTTGAAAGTTTGCTTAATAAATTGAATGTCCACATAAAAAGTGGTGAAAAAATTATCATTACTGGTTCCAATCCCATGGGAAAAGAGGGGAGTACTAATCTTATCCAAATCCACCAGCTTAAATAA